From Denitrovibrio acetiphilus DSM 12809, the proteins below share one genomic window:
- a CDS encoding DUF4412 domain-containing protein yields MKNIIIIAAMLCFSYGYADITVTEESDGSKMVTYYADNVSAHYIDGHLTNITDISKSLITVLNPMEKTYFQATFEEMRALAEQLNEQMKAMAENPQFQELLDRHAGKVDIKKDGTTTIAGYKCDKYLLSMEEMGASAEVCFSKELGDALQKEVDIKKAEKLMDSLEIDGMGDMIGVKISELEEKAGYPLSEKTDSTMFGMEDGYDRIVTEISKTKIKKSVFSIPDGYEKITIDQAMGNY; encoded by the coding sequence ATGAAAAATATTATCATAATCGCTGCAATGCTCTGTTTTTCATACGGGTATGCAGATATTACCGTTACAGAAGAATCAGACGGATCCAAAATGGTAACTTACTATGCCGATAATGTCTCTGCACACTATATAGACGGTCACTTAACAAACATAACCGACATCAGTAAAAGCCTTATAACTGTTCTGAACCCTATGGAAAAAACATACTTTCAGGCAACTTTTGAAGAGATGAGAGCACTTGCAGAACAACTTAACGAACAGATGAAAGCCATGGCGGAAAACCCTCAGTTTCAGGAACTGCTGGACAGACACGCCGGTAAAGTAGATATCAAAAAAGACGGCACAACAACCATAGCCGGATATAAATGCGATAAATACCTACTAAGTATGGAAGAGATGGGTGCCAGTGCAGAAGTATGTTTCTCAAAAGAGCTCGGTGATGCCCTACAGAAAGAAGTTGACATCAAAAAAGCCGAAAAACTCATGGACTCTCTGGAAATCGACGGCATGGGAGACATGATAGGTGTAAAGATATCAGAACTTGAAGAAAAAGCAGGGTACCCCCTCAGCGAGAAAACAGACAGCACAATGTTCGGTATGGAAGACGGATACGACAGAATAGTTACAGAAATATCAAAAACTAAGATAAAAAAATCAGTATTCAGCATCCCTGATGGCTATGAAAAGATAACAATTGATCAGGCAATGGGAAATTACTAA
- a CDS encoding FAD-dependent oxidoreductase, protein MKKLFPLYFNKLSPCYSRDHLGNHGCYARNDIPRFLYLTELGRFEEAFYVLKETNPFSSGCGRFCDHPCETACNRTKFDEPVDIRAMERFVSDWGYRNGLEPKRLAPDKNLKIAVIGSGPAGLSAAYFLARLGYRTDVYEKEDTPGGLLTQGIPAFRYPRDVFSHELDFIMKAGVKIKCGENINKDKFLNLTREYDAVIVSTGAHKPAEMNIEGEELAESAIPFLRKINFGLAEELKIRKGEKICVIGGGYSAIDVARCSVRLGAEPTVLYRRTEDEMTAHAGEVADTIKEGVAYNFLRQPLKIEKAGKKLKVQVQVMKLGPVDESGRAKPFAVPGLVEEHEFDRVVLAIGDRPDLYFVGESFTVDFPRMICPDLQEEDRDKVFVTGDAAMGNVESVGMVVRVVGLAQDTVKAVREFLGEDAEPESRRDTAFYNMLNTKYFEKTGRLVEDELPVAERENNFKEIVQTAEDDMAMLMASRCFNCGICIQCDWCWFYSDGSLIKLKKGWTPEPDAHFYEFLEDKLGDATYKSVEACPRSALTVTKEGSKLDDFRKQQYISACEIFDDGGCDHDH, encoded by the coding sequence GTGAAAAAGCTTTTTCCGTTATACTTCAATAAACTCAGCCCGTGCTATTCCCGTGATCATCTGGGGAACCACGGCTGCTATGCCAGAAACGACATACCGAGATTTTTGTATCTTACCGAGCTGGGACGTTTCGAAGAGGCGTTTTATGTTTTAAAAGAGACGAATCCGTTCAGTTCCGGCTGTGGACGTTTCTGTGATCATCCGTGCGAAACTGCCTGCAACAGGACGAAATTTGACGAACCTGTTGATATCAGGGCTATGGAGAGATTTGTTTCTGACTGGGGATACAGAAATGGTCTGGAGCCGAAAAGGCTTGCACCTGATAAAAATCTGAAAATAGCTGTAATAGGCTCGGGGCCTGCCGGACTTTCCGCTGCGTATTTCCTTGCGAGGCTTGGCTACCGTACAGATGTCTATGAGAAGGAGGATACTCCGGGGGGGCTGCTGACACAGGGGATTCCCGCTTTCAGATATCCCCGTGACGTCTTCAGTCATGAGCTTGATTTTATAATGAAAGCAGGAGTTAAAATTAAATGCGGCGAGAATATCAATAAAGATAAATTTCTTAACCTTACCCGTGAATACGATGCAGTTATTGTTTCTACCGGAGCGCATAAGCCTGCTGAGATGAATATTGAAGGGGAAGAACTTGCTGAATCCGCGATACCTTTCCTGCGGAAGATTAATTTCGGTCTGGCTGAGGAGCTTAAGATAAGGAAGGGCGAAAAGATATGCGTAATCGGAGGCGGTTACTCGGCTATTGATGTGGCAAGATGCAGCGTGCGTCTGGGCGCAGAGCCGACAGTCCTTTACAGACGTACAGAAGATGAAATGACAGCTCATGCCGGAGAGGTGGCAGATACTATTAAAGAAGGTGTTGCCTATAATTTTTTGCGGCAGCCTCTGAAGATAGAAAAGGCTGGAAAGAAACTGAAAGTGCAGGTTCAGGTTATGAAACTGGGGCCTGTGGACGAGAGCGGGCGGGCAAAGCCGTTTGCTGTTCCGGGGCTGGTGGAGGAGCACGAGTTTGACCGTGTTGTACTGGCGATAGGTGACAGACCTGATCTCTACTTTGTAGGCGAAAGCTTTACTGTGGATTTCCCGCGGATGATATGTCCTGATCTTCAGGAAGAGGACAGGGATAAAGTGTTCGTCACCGGTGACGCTGCGATGGGCAATGTTGAGAGTGTTGGTATGGTTGTCCGTGTGGTGGGGCTTGCTCAGGACACAGTAAAGGCTGTGCGTGAATTTCTCGGAGAGGATGCAGAGCCGGAATCAAGGCGGGATACAGCATTTTATAACATGCTTAATACAAAGTATTTTGAGAAAACAGGCAGGCTTGTGGAAGACGAACTCCCCGTTGCTGAAAGAGAGAATAATTTTAAAGAGATAGTGCAGACAGCGGAAGATGACATGGCAATGCTTATGGCTTCCAGATGTTTCAACTGCGGTATCTGCATCCAGTGTGACTGGTGCTGGTTCTACAGTGACGGTTCCCTTATAAAGCTTAAGAAGGGGTGGACACCGGAACCTGATGCACATTTTTACGAGTTTCTTGAAGATAAACTCGGTGATGCTACTTATAAAAGTGTTGAGGCGTGTCCTAGGTCAGCACTGACAGTAACCAAAGAGGGCTCGAAGCTGGATGATTTCCGTAAACAGCAGTACATCTCCGCATGTGAGATATTTGACGACGGAGGGTGTGATCATGATCATTAA
- a CDS encoding glutamate synthase-related protein, translating to MIDKKDIVIQRSIRYTEPDEKGIFAQGAKYWVKVTDDIEEPGRGCVHCSTCVESCTHNIKEPGAGHGVFTMEERYYDDGGHRVSPDSSDEINLIEKILWINPDECCNCKRCVKMCPQRAIKVYDNPDYHDIGVNLTGHEQINNIISRAGGKSTISSAHLGRGQSKMYTDWLIDAAEILSPTRDHMNEYAGQMRNMTLGKRAARFQVDTPIFDVHQSYGSNSHEAILARMMACVKLGRPFFTGEGFVHPDMMAAASHCILQFGSGGFGPWVELDKFAGISMKYGQDAKKGKGGRLQDKKNDYEIALLRCVEALRHLSSPNPQHLQYSIEELPMRVESLRALLGDDKLIGADVYGTAWNFAEICVAIAKAGFDYITIKAGDGSTGAAHLVDLQNRGLNIIYLTHMADMALRKEGLREHISLISEGGVMDSFHAMLAMLAGADFVGMGMRTLHVLGCTLCRRCHTGQCAWGITSRPYGHRIDPATASDNIARMVRSFHDDMEGMAAGLGMSNHADVVGARRFRYHGGDPLLFATFGQGDHPKQVPHVSIKEREKKIFKSRTATYEENKEVFERVLSGIEGDSLKVDVGFDKIESMHINHIMKEAVDRGVKKFFLDNVMGQRTLGTGIRCEEITVRGLVGNHSFAFVRDVKINVIPNHSTITTVPANAQVGVANTSNPEEINIAGEVSDLFAAYSVSGTFRVAKSGGVRNLLLMKAGLPDEWKNIDVERFQNASDDEILKELIKKYQHRRAKRVKTNWQDFLKQFEVKLSGRRAPVAVYGLGHEKGMGDYFMEYAQGGIGIILNIVNRMNPIGYYVCSGMTAGAAYIRGRVTDGQLGKGVRKIEYLTPDDKLFLTGHINSFISQFKDIDIDKSYNESLKEFAKNFKSNPEQILADFCKIIPISSLSAKSNE from the coding sequence ATGATTGATAAAAAAGATATAGTTATACAGCGCTCCATCAGATATACCGAGCCGGATGAGAAAGGGATCTTTGCTCAGGGGGCAAAATACTGGGTGAAAGTTACAGACGATATCGAAGAGCCGGGGAGAGGCTGTGTCCACTGCTCGACCTGCGTTGAAAGCTGTACGCATAATATAAAAGAACCCGGTGCGGGGCATGGTGTTTTTACCATGGAAGAGCGTTATTACGATGACGGCGGACACAGGGTATCTCCAGACAGTAGCGACGAAATCAATCTCATAGAGAAGATACTCTGGATAAACCCCGACGAATGCTGTAACTGCAAGAGGTGCGTTAAAATGTGCCCGCAGAGAGCAATAAAAGTTTATGACAATCCGGACTATCACGATATAGGCGTGAACCTCACGGGGCACGAACAGATAAATAACATCATATCCCGTGCCGGAGGTAAATCCACTATATCATCCGCTCACCTCGGGCGTGGTCAGTCAAAGATGTATACTGACTGGCTCATTGATGCCGCAGAGATTCTCTCTCCCACAAGAGACCACATGAACGAATATGCCGGGCAGATGCGTAATATGACTCTGGGCAAACGTGCCGCAAGGTTTCAGGTTGATACGCCCATTTTCGATGTGCATCAGTCCTATGGCTCAAACAGCCACGAGGCGATACTTGCACGTATGATGGCATGCGTTAAGCTTGGCAGACCATTCTTTACCGGGGAAGGGTTTGTGCACCCTGATATGATGGCAGCCGCCAGCCACTGCATTTTGCAATTCGGTTCCGGTGGCTTTGGTCCTTGGGTGGAGCTTGATAAATTTGCCGGAATCTCTATGAAGTACGGGCAGGATGCTAAAAAAGGGAAGGGCGGAAGGCTTCAGGACAAGAAGAACGACTACGAGATAGCTCTTCTCCGATGTGTGGAGGCTCTGCGCCATCTCTCAAGTCCTAACCCTCAACACCTTCAGTATTCGATAGAAGAGCTGCCGATGCGTGTGGAATCTCTCCGTGCACTTCTCGGTGACGATAAGCTCATTGGGGCGGATGTCTATGGCACTGCATGGAATTTCGCAGAGATATGCGTGGCTATCGCAAAGGCGGGATTCGACTATATAACAATTAAGGCGGGGGATGGCTCGACAGGTGCGGCGCATCTTGTAGACCTTCAGAACCGTGGACTGAATATAATATATCTTACCCACATGGCGGATATGGCGCTGCGTAAAGAGGGGCTTCGTGAGCATATCTCGCTGATATCAGAGGGCGGGGTTATGGATTCTTTTCATGCCATGCTTGCCATGCTTGCGGGGGCTGATTTTGTGGGTATGGGGATGCGTACTCTGCATGTGCTCGGCTGTACTCTTTGCCGGAGATGCCACACGGGGCAGTGCGCATGGGGTATTACATCCAGGCCCTACGGTCACAGGATAGACCCTGCTACTGCGTCAGACAATATCGCCCGTATGGTCAGGTCTTTTCATGACGACATGGAGGGGATGGCTGCCGGGCTTGGCATGTCTAATCACGCTGACGTCGTTGGGGCAAGACGCTTCAGGTATCACGGGGGCGACCCGCTCCTTTTCGCGACATTCGGACAGGGAGATCATCCAAAACAAGTTCCGCATGTTTCCATCAAAGAGCGTGAGAAGAAGATATTTAAATCCAGAACTGCCACTTATGAAGAGAATAAAGAAGTTTTTGAAAGGGTTCTCTCCGGTATCGAAGGGGACAGCCTTAAGGTTGATGTCGGATTTGACAAAATTGAATCCATGCACATTAACCACATCATGAAAGAAGCTGTGGACAGAGGTGTTAAGAAGTTTTTTCTCGATAACGTTATGGGGCAGAGAACCCTTGGCACAGGTATCCGCTGCGAAGAGATCACTGTGCGGGGGCTTGTGGGGAATCACTCCTTTGCCTTTGTTCGAGACGTAAAAATCAACGTTATACCGAACCATTCCACTATTACCACTGTACCTGCAAATGCACAGGTCGGTGTAGCGAATACATCAAACCCCGAAGAGATAAACATTGCAGGTGAGGTGAGTGACCTTTTTGCAGCATATTCTGTTAGCGGTACATTCCGTGTGGCAAAATCAGGAGGAGTGCGTAATCTTCTTCTGATGAAGGCCGGACTGCCGGATGAATGGAAAAATATAGATGTTGAAAGGTTTCAGAACGCATCGGATGATGAGATCCTAAAAGAGCTTATAAAGAAATACCAGCACCGCCGTGCGAAACGTGTGAAAACAAACTGGCAGGATTTTCTGAAACAGTTTGAAGTGAAGCTTTCCGGCAGAAGAGCTCCTGTCGCTGTTTACGGGCTTGGTCATGAAAAGGGTATGGGTGACTATTTTATGGAGTACGCTCAGGGTGGTATCGGTATAATATTAAATATCGTGAACAGGATGAACCCTATCGGATATTATGTATGTTCCGGCATGACTGCGGGGGCGGCATACATCAGAGGGCGAGTCACAGACGGTCAGCTCGGCAAAGGGGTAAGAAAGATAGAGTATCTCACTCCTGATGACAAACTGTTCCTCACAGGGCACATAAACAGCTTTATCAGCCAGTTTAAAGATATTGATATAGATAAGTCTTATAATGAAAGCCTTAAGGAGTTTGCCAAGAACTTCAAATCGAATCCAGAGCAGATTCTTGCTGATTTCTGTAAGATAATTCCGATCTCAAGCCTGTCGGCAAAGTCGAATGAATAA
- a CDS encoding PhzF family phenazine biosynthesis protein has translation MDIRIYQIDAFANEVFKGNPAAVCPLKEVISDEIMQSIAFENNLSETAFIFEKNSKLNIRWFTPACEVALCGHATLAGAHVLFEHEGFEGDKIEFMSESGMLTVTRKSDKLELDFPAERVVPCETDPIIERALGKKPLQTYTGSDMLAVFESEADIAGFTPDFKELAKLNARGVIVTAKGDNCDFVSRFFGPNVGIDEDPVTGSAHCILTPYWADITGKKELKAKQISSRGGSLDCSLSGDRVKIGGKAVTYMKGTITL, from the coding sequence ATGGATATCAGAATTTACCAGATAGACGCTTTTGCTAATGAGGTTTTTAAAGGCAACCCTGCGGCTGTATGCCCGCTGAAAGAAGTCATCTCTGACGAAATTATGCAGAGCATCGCTTTCGAAAATAATTTATCTGAAACAGCATTCATCTTCGAAAAAAATAGTAAACTAAACATACGCTGGTTCACCCCCGCCTGTGAAGTTGCTCTTTGCGGTCATGCTACGCTGGCAGGCGCACATGTGCTCTTTGAACACGAAGGTTTTGAAGGTGACAAAATAGAGTTCATGTCTGAAAGCGGTATGCTCACCGTTACCCGCAAGAGTGATAAACTGGAGCTCGATTTCCCCGCTGAACGTGTCGTCCCCTGCGAGACAGACCCTATTATAGAAAGAGCTCTGGGCAAAAAACCTCTGCAAACATACACAGGTTCGGACATGCTCGCTGTTTTCGAGTCAGAGGCGGACATTGCCGGATTCACCCCAGACTTCAAAGAACTCGCAAAGCTTAATGCCAGAGGGGTCATTGTCACTGCAAAAGGCGACAACTGTGACTTTGTCAGCAGGTTTTTCGGTCCGAATGTAGGCATAGACGAAGACCCAGTAACAGGCTCGGCACACTGCATACTCACACCGTATTGGGCAGACATAACAGGTAAAAAAGAATTGAAAGCTAAACAAATATCATCCAGAGGCGGTTCACTTGACTGCTCACTGTCAGGGGACAGAGTAAAGATCGGTGGCAAGGCAGTAACATATATGAAAGGTACCATCACCCTTTAG
- a CDS encoding PAS domain-containing sensor histidine kinase produces the protein MRNFSGKLIIAYILIILVAVIAVAGVMRYWYGNTFDLHKLRLREIVSNKKVNLQVIFLSHIEKHRETSNEAFHSAVLDMQNGFASTIGGDFSSTFALIVKDGTTFYSVYKNIDGQSFLLKEPIGDVPEGKPVSLAYEGERGVTVKDNIYGEKLLVAYDFVDLGDRRVVLTASVPYVEVIRPRSAAIISGLLICVVMFVGGGLMFYLTTRKNISDLRIAHSELEAFGHIMNSAKELISYVGLDHRYYAVNDAYESVFEVPKESIVGVHMRDFHGSLRYDGYLKVCLDKCVAGEDIRSQNWYELSEGRRRYLDINFTPHYSKGEIAGFVITANDITELENAKQEILETSRDLEKLTLELEEKVKEETTKRIQHEQLFFEQKKFADMGQMINAIAHQWRQPLNALGLYIQYIIDCANDEYTTPELLEGFKNDSMNLVQHLSKTIDDFRAFFEPGKAQSEFEVVNAVTETVSLVDAQLHNNFIEYEINCTCDHKDFAACNGSVPLTCSYPMTQVSGYPSEFKQVLMNIIQNAKDALIHRCSGRKLFIGITGGECEVMVDVTDNGGGIPKSVLGKVFDPYFTTKEEGKGTGIGLYMSKLIIEDHMKGALAAYNTPDGAGFKIILKRVPAKG, from the coding sequence ATGAGAAATTTCTCCGGAAAGCTTATCATAGCGTATATTCTGATTATTCTGGTTGCAGTTATAGCTGTAGCCGGAGTTATGCGGTACTGGTATGGAAATACATTTGATTTGCACAAGCTGCGGCTGCGTGAAATTGTCAGCAACAAAAAGGTAAATCTTCAGGTCATCTTCCTCAGCCACATAGAGAAACACAGAGAAACCAGTAATGAAGCTTTTCACTCTGCTGTACTTGACATGCAGAACGGTTTTGCTTCGACTATAGGGGGAGATTTCTCAAGCACATTTGCGCTGATTGTAAAGGATGGGACAACTTTTTATTCTGTTTACAAAAACATAGACGGGCAGTCATTTTTGCTGAAAGAACCTATCGGTGATGTCCCCGAGGGTAAGCCCGTGTCCCTTGCTTATGAAGGGGAGAGAGGCGTGACTGTCAAAGACAATATATATGGCGAAAAACTTCTGGTGGCCTATGATTTTGTTGATCTGGGAGACAGGCGTGTGGTGCTGACAGCCAGTGTCCCTTATGTTGAAGTTATAAGACCGAGAAGTGCAGCTATAATTTCCGGTCTCCTTATCTGTGTTGTTATGTTTGTCGGCGGCGGACTCATGTTCTATTTGACAACCAGAAAGAATATAAGTGATCTGAGGATTGCCCACAGCGAACTTGAAGCGTTCGGGCACATTATGAACTCTGCCAAAGAGCTTATTTCATATGTAGGGCTCGACCACAGGTATTATGCGGTTAATGATGCTTATGAATCAGTCTTTGAAGTTCCTAAAGAGAGTATTGTCGGTGTGCATATGCGTGATTTTCACGGCAGCCTCAGATACGATGGGTATCTTAAAGTCTGCCTTGATAAATGCGTCGCAGGGGAAGATATCCGCTCACAGAACTGGTATGAACTGTCCGAAGGACGAAGAAGGTACCTTGATATTAATTTCACCCCCCACTACTCAAAGGGTGAGATTGCCGGATTTGTTATAACAGCGAATGACATTACAGAGCTGGAAAATGCCAAGCAGGAGATACTCGAAACCAGCAGAGACCTTGAAAAGCTCACATTGGAGCTTGAGGAGAAGGTTAAAGAGGAAACGACAAAGAGGATCCAGCATGAACAGCTCTTTTTCGAGCAGAAAAAGTTTGCCGACATGGGGCAGATGATAAATGCGATTGCTCATCAGTGGAGGCAGCCGCTGAATGCTCTGGGGCTTTATATCCAATATATAATAGATTGCGCCAATGATGAATACACCACACCGGAACTGCTAGAAGGCTTTAAGAATGACTCCATGAATCTCGTGCAGCATTTGTCAAAAACCATTGATGATTTCAGAGCATTTTTCGAGCCAGGTAAAGCGCAGTCGGAGTTTGAAGTTGTGAATGCCGTTACGGAGACCGTCTCCCTCGTGGATGCACAGCTTCATAATAATTTTATCGAGTACGAAATAAATTGTACGTGTGACCATAAGGACTTTGCTGCCTGCAACGGTTCTGTGCCTTTGACATGTTCGTACCCTATGACTCAGGTTTCCGGCTATCCGTCAGAGTTCAAGCAGGTGCTCATGAATATTATCCAGAACGCGAAAGACGCACTTATACATAGATGCTCAGGCAGAAAACTTTTTATAGGCATTACAGGCGGAGAGTGCGAAGTGATGGTGGATGTTACGGACAATGGCGGGGGGATTCCAAAGTCGGTGCTAGGCAAAGTTTTCGACCCTTATTTCACAACGAAAGAGGAGGGGAAAGGTACGGGCATAGGTCTTTACATGTCTAAGCTTATTATCGAAGACCATATGAAAGGGGCTCTTGCCGCTTATAATACACCTGACGGTGCCGGTTTTAAGATTATTTTGAAAAGAGTTCCGGCTAAAGGGTGA